Proteins encoded by one window of Chthonomonadales bacterium:
- a CDS encoding sigma-70 family RNA polymerase sigma factor, with the protein METAPAAANTQQTDRAAGELLGRQREWLARFFARRVSRREDAEDLVQDVLVRASASMAAWRGDCPFSQWVLVIARRALCNYYERDPYRRGRLVPLSPREEAATLDPQREGTGAGPSLQAESRAVAERLAAHMERVCTTDERRVIALTYQGESLDEAAQFLGKSPSTVRSLYRRSRQKLLAHVVLHDPDLLGGRAAIDEAWARAAASEEAGERPTSQERSAWEDPRARLEAFRSACLKMARYLPLAAVVLRAALEHGGG; encoded by the coding sequence ATGGAGACGGCCCCGGCGGCGGCGAACACGCAACAGACGGACCGGGCCGCGGGTGAGCTGCTCGGGCGGCAGCGCGAATGGCTGGCCCGATTCTTCGCCAGGCGCGTGTCGCGCCGCGAAGACGCCGAGGATCTGGTGCAGGACGTGCTCGTGCGTGCGAGCGCTTCCATGGCGGCGTGGCGCGGTGACTGCCCGTTCTCGCAGTGGGTACTGGTCATCGCCCGGCGCGCGCTCTGCAATTACTACGAGCGCGACCCCTACCGCCGCGGCCGGCTCGTGCCGCTGTCTCCGCGCGAGGAGGCGGCCACCCTCGACCCGCAACGCGAGGGGACCGGAGCGGGTCCCTCTCTACAGGCAGAGAGCCGCGCCGTGGCGGAGCGGTTGGCCGCGCACATGGAGCGTGTCTGCACCACGGACGAGCGGCGCGTGATCGCGCTGACCTACCAGGGCGAGTCGCTGGACGAGGCCGCGCAATTCCTGGGCAAGTCACCGTCGACGGTGCGCTCGCTCTATCGCCGGAGCCGCCAGAAGCTGCTGGCACACGTTGTGCTGCACGACCCGGACCTGCTCGGCGGGAGGGCAGCGATCGACGAGGCCTGGGCTCGGGCCGCGGCGTCCGAGGAGGCGGGCGAGCGCCCGACGAGCCAGGAGAGGAGCGCCTGGGAGGACCCGCGGGCGCGACTGGAGGCCTTCCGCTCGGCCTGCCTGAAAATGGCGCGCTACCTTCCGCTCGCGGCGGTGGTTCTGCGCGCGGCACTGGAGCATGGCGGTGGATAG
- a CDS encoding glycosyltransferase family 39 protein yields the protein MRNPRRPSGAASLEPPGGSGAPPPTPEALPPAARIAAAWRDGRLDWLPIAALCSLCFLARLGAVGLFDFNEGLYVQAAREMLARHDYVTARVNTVPFFDKPPLALWLDVMAFRLLGVTPFAARIPVALAAAGLVMIIWWFGRRYFGRWAGMLASAMLALSPMYLGTARQMTMDIHQSLWVGAAMLAFYEGYRAGAGRGKRWYWVFWASCALAFLAKSVPGLLPLLIVPVFIAWDERLRARAIARRLAETRPLLGALLMAAIILPWFLLAWRDHGPSFWHEFFWLHHVKLLNATDFDHAAPVWYYVPALAAGFFPWSLFLPWAIRWRPVTVDPPERASARRMAQVWAAVVFLFFTGMKSKLVSYLLPMYPAVALLVGEWGVAAMVSRRVRGVRAGATLAAVVGAAGLFGANVARHAEASGPRAESFHRAIPPPVEAYIMHALALVAVGLMGACALAWLGRRGWAIGALVATMTALTALSVVEGLTAFEVSLSRPLRTVARAAARRAREGVPLAIYIGRPRHPSVFFELPVAGVEPVPGAEPGGGWLETGERAPVERFLAAHRPAYVLTDSRRASELIADRPDVRVERRAGPWVLLRVGGAEGG from the coding sequence ATGCGCAACCCCCGGCGGCCCAGCGGGGCCGCCTCGTTGGAGCCACCCGGGGGCTCCGGAGCTCCACCGCCGACGCCAGAAGCCCTTCCGCCAGCCGCCCGCATCGCCGCCGCGTGGCGCGACGGCCGGCTGGACTGGCTCCCGATCGCCGCCCTATGCTCCCTGTGCTTTCTGGCGCGCCTGGGCGCCGTGGGTCTCTTCGACTTCAACGAAGGCCTCTACGTGCAGGCCGCCCGCGAGATGCTGGCCCGCCACGACTACGTCACGGCGCGCGTGAACACGGTGCCGTTCTTCGACAAGCCGCCGCTCGCGCTGTGGCTCGACGTCATGGCGTTCCGGCTGCTCGGCGTGACGCCGTTCGCTGCCCGGATTCCGGTCGCGCTGGCCGCCGCCGGCCTGGTGATGATCATCTGGTGGTTCGGCCGCCGGTACTTCGGCCGATGGGCGGGGATGCTGGCGAGCGCGATGCTGGCACTCAGCCCGATGTATCTGGGCACGGCGCGCCAGATGACCATGGACATCCACCAGAGCCTCTGGGTCGGCGCGGCGATGCTGGCCTTCTACGAGGGCTACCGCGCGGGCGCCGGCCGCGGCAAGCGCTGGTACTGGGTGTTCTGGGCATCCTGCGCGCTGGCCTTCCTCGCCAAGAGCGTGCCGGGGCTGCTGCCCTTGCTGATCGTGCCGGTCTTCATCGCCTGGGACGAACGCCTCCGTGCCCGGGCGATCGCGCGGCGCCTGGCCGAGACGAGGCCCCTGCTCGGGGCGCTGCTGATGGCGGCAATCATCCTCCCCTGGTTTCTGCTGGCCTGGCGCGACCACGGCCCCTCCTTCTGGCACGAGTTCTTCTGGCTGCACCACGTGAAGCTGCTCAACGCCACCGACTTCGACCACGCCGCGCCGGTCTGGTACTACGTCCCGGCCCTGGCGGCAGGCTTCTTTCCCTGGAGCCTCTTCCTGCCCTGGGCGATCCGATGGCGTCCTGTCACCGTCGACCCGCCGGAGCGAGCGTCAGCCCGCCGCATGGCGCAGGTTTGGGCGGCCGTGGTGTTCCTCTTCTTCACCGGCATGAAGTCCAAGCTCGTCAGCTATCTCCTGCCCATGTACCCCGCGGTCGCGCTGCTGGTCGGCGAGTGGGGCGTGGCCGCGATGGTGTCGCGGCGCGTCCGCGGGGTTCGGGCCGGCGCGACGCTCGCCGCGGTCGTCGGGGCGGCGGGCCTGTTCGGCGCGAACGTGGCCCGCCATGCCGAGGCCTCCGGTCCGCGCGCCGAGTCATTTCACCGCGCGATCCCGCCGCCTGTCGAGGCCTACATCATGCACGCACTCGCCCTGGTGGCGGTGGGGCTGATGGGCGCGTGCGCGCTGGCCTGGCTGGGCCGACGTGGGTGGGCGATCGGCGCGCTCGTCGCCACGATGACCGCCCTGACGGCGCTGAGCGTCGTCGAGGGGCTCACTGCGTTTGAGGTGTCGTTGAGCCGGCCGCTGCGCACGGTCGCGCGCGCGGCCGCGCGGCGCGCGCGGGAGGGCGTGCCGCTCGCCATCTACATCGGCCGTCCCCGGCACCCCAGCGTCTTCTTCGAGCTTCCCGTGGCGGGGGTCGAGCCGGTGCCGGGGGCCGAGCCTGGCGGCGGCTGGCTGGAGACCGGCGAGCGCGCCCCGGTTGAGCGCTTCCTCGCGGCGCATCGACCGGCCTACGTACTCACCGACTCGCGGCGTGCCTCCGAGTTAATCGCCGACAGGCCGGACGTCCGCGTGGAGCGCCGAGCGGGCCCGTGGGTGCTTCTGCGAGTGGGCGGGGCGGAGGGCGGCTAA